In one window of Drosophila innubila isolate TH190305 chromosome 2L unlocalized genomic scaffold, UK_Dinn_1.0 4_B_2L, whole genome shotgun sequence DNA:
- the LOC117780523 gene encoding uncharacterized protein LOC117780523 yields MASNAPTRKPSNSTNSRISHKALKLEMTSLARSYHQPVVISASGKDVSKDKEKKLKPQILKINTKQPTKRVEIVQQVRPVIAKASSNERHTVMEKPHMEQQQPQHARHSRKVKPDNSVSRSKDLRSAVVETILVSKHLKEPKSPEKPETSQRQIRTKNQSHNTKVFFDKYLKFAYDLSTPTGVRQLEDHFFPKDQGKSNSKANELENSSEKQNRTIPDEKTSTVRQNTDAIDQKLQQSKCFENAQQ; encoded by the coding sequence ATGGCCAGCAATGCACCAACCCGAAAGCCAAGTAATTCTACAAACTCCCGCATCAGTCATAAGGCATTAAAGTTGGAGATGACATCATTGGCACGATCCTATCATCAGCCGGTGGTGATAAGCGCCAGTGGCAAGGACGTCAGCAAGGATAAGGAAAAGAAATTGAAGCCAcagatattgaaaataaatacgaaaCAGCCCACAAAACGTGTAGAAATCGTCCAGCAGGTGCGTCCAGTTATAGCCAAAGCATCTAGCAATGAGCGACACACGGTTATGGAAAAGCCCCAtatggaacaacaacaacctcaaCATGCTCGGCACTCTCGGAAAGTGAAGCCCGACAACAGCGTGTCCAGGTCAAAGGACTTGCGTTCGGCTGTTGTCGAAACCATTTTGGTCAGCAAACACCTAAAAGAGCCGAAATCACCAGAGAAACCGGAGACCTCACAGCGACAGATACGTACTAAAAATCAAAGTCACAATACCAAAGTATTTTTCGATAAATATCTCAAATTTGCCTACGATCTGAGCACACCAACGGGTGTCCGACAACTGGAAGATCATTTCTTTCCCAAAGATCAAGGCAAATCAAATTCGAAAGCTAATGAACTGGAAAACTCCTCTGAGAAACAAAACCGGACGATACCTGACGAGAAGACGTCAACCGTACGTCAAAATACGGATGCCATTGAtcaaaaactgcaacaatcCAAATGCTTTGAAAATGCACaacaataa